In Phaeobacter inhibens DSM 16374, the following proteins share a genomic window:
- a CDS encoding LLM class flavin-dependent oxidoreductase — protein MRFSLFVHMERTSAEQDQQRLYDEFVALAKIADDGGMHAVWTGEHHGMDFTIAPNPFLNLVDLARQTRHVRLGTGTIIAPFWHPIRLAGEAAMTDLITEGRLELGIARGAYSYEYERMVPGMDAWDAGQRMRELVPAIQGLWRGDYAQEGTYHSFPATTSSPKPRQENGPPIWVAARDPNSHEFAVVNGCHVQVTPLWQGDEEITRLIETFNDACAKYPDVQRPDIMLLNHTYIASDAADAQQAAEEINRFYCYFGAWFKNERPVSQGLIAPLSEAEIAAHPFYSPEAMLRDNVIATAEDAIARIRGYEALGYDEYSFWIDSGMSFERKRASLERFIRDVMPAFA, from the coding sequence ATGCGCTTTTCTCTTTTTGTCCATATGGAACGGACCTCGGCGGAACAGGATCAACAGCGGCTCTATGACGAGTTCGTCGCCCTGGCAAAGATTGCCGACGATGGCGGAATGCACGCGGTCTGGACCGGGGAGCATCACGGGATGGATTTTACCATCGCGCCAAACCCGTTTCTGAACCTTGTCGATCTGGCGCGCCAGACCCGGCATGTGCGATTGGGTACCGGCACGATCATCGCCCCATTCTGGCATCCGATCCGTCTGGCTGGAGAGGCGGCGATGACCGATCTGATCACCGAGGGGCGGCTGGAACTTGGCATTGCACGCGGGGCTTATAGCTACGAATACGAACGGATGGTGCCGGGTATGGATGCCTGGGACGCAGGCCAGCGGATGCGTGAGCTGGTTCCGGCGATACAGGGGCTATGGCGGGGCGACTACGCACAGGAGGGCACCTATCATTCCTTCCCGGCCACGACGTCCTCACCCAAGCCACGACAGGAAAACGGCCCCCCCATCTGGGTGGCTGCCCGCGATCCCAACAGCCATGAATTTGCCGTCGTCAATGGCTGCCATGTGCAGGTGACGCCGCTGTGGCAAGGGGATGAGGAGATCACCCGGCTGATCGAGACGTTCAATGATGCCTGCGCCAAATACCCTGACGTGCAGCGCCCGGATATCATGCTGTTGAACCACACCTATATTGCTTCAGATGCCGCCGATGCGCAGCAGGCGGCAGAAGAAATCAACCGGTTTTACTGCTACTTCGGCGCCTGGTTCAAAAACGAGCGCCCGGTGTCGCAGGGGCTGATTGCGCCGCTGAGCGAAGCCGAAATCGCAGCGCATCCCTTCTATTCGCCGGAGGCGATGTTGCGTGACAATGTGATCGCCACCGCCGAAGATGCGATTGCCCGGATCCGGGGATATGAGGCACTCGGGTATGATGAATACAGTTTCTGGATCGACAGCGGCATGAGTTTTGAACGCAAGCGCGCCTCGCTTGAGCGGTTCATCCGCGATGTCATGCCAGCCTTTGCCTGA
- a CDS encoding HvfC/BufC N-terminal domain-containing protein translates to MTVSQTEFTHAMMDAGQPVPEGLLDATGQPAGRRFSVYRNNIAVSLSEAMHSAFPLIGKLLGKQNLDGLAGMYLRAHPPSSPLMMHYGAEFPAFLAGMEQLKHLGYLPDAARLDLALRRAYHAGDATAVAPARLAALPPEALMATRLTLAPAVALLGSPWPIYDIWRFNTEENAPKPRHMAQDVLITRPEFDPIIQELPPGGADWITALTSGATLEEALTEVQADHPDFDLSHTLALLLQGGAIIDLDRKG, encoded by the coding sequence ATGACTGTAAGCCAGACAGAATTCACCCACGCCATGATGGACGCGGGCCAGCCGGTGCCGGAGGGACTGCTGGATGCGACAGGCCAGCCCGCCGGGCGGCGGTTCAGCGTCTATCGCAATAATATCGCGGTCTCCCTTTCCGAGGCGATGCACAGCGCCTTTCCCCTGATTGGCAAACTGCTGGGTAAGCAGAACCTCGACGGGCTGGCGGGCATGTACCTGCGCGCCCATCCGCCCTCCTCGCCGCTGATGATGCACTATGGCGCTGAATTTCCCGCGTTTCTCGCCGGGATGGAGCAGCTGAAACACCTCGGCTATCTGCCCGATGCGGCGCGGCTCGACCTCGCCCTTCGCCGGGCGTATCACGCAGGCGACGCCACAGCGGTTGCCCCGGCGCGTCTGGCAGCCCTGCCCCCGGAGGCGCTGATGGCGACCCGGCTGACGCTGGCCCCCGCCGTTGCCCTGCTGGGCTCACCCTGGCCGATCTATGATATCTGGCGCTTCAACACCGAAGAGAACGCTCCCAAGCCCCGGCATATGGCGCAGGATGTGCTGATCACCCGGCCCGAATTCGACCCCATCATTCAGGAGCTACCTCCGGGTGGCGCGGACTGGATCACCGCCCTCACCTCCGGTGCCACATTGGAAGAGGCCCTGACCGAGGTGCAGGCCGACCACCCGGATTTTGACCTCTCTCATACGCTCGCCCTGTTGTTGCAAGGCGGTGCAATCATTGACCTAGATCGCAAAGGATAA
- a CDS encoding cold-shock protein, with amino-acid sequence MASGTVKWFNTTKGYGFIEPEGGGKDVFVHISQVERSGLTGLADNQKVDFEMTEGRDGRQMASDIRPQ; translated from the coding sequence ATGGCGAGTGGCACCGTGAAATGGTTCAATACAACCAAGGGCTATGGCTTTATCGAACCCGAAGGCGGCGGTAAGGATGTGTTTGTGCACATCTCTCAGGTTGAGCGGTCGGGGCTGACCGGCCTGGCGGATAATCAAAAAGTTGATTTCGAGATGACCGAAGGGCGCGATGGCCGCCAGATGGCCAGCGACATTCGCCCCCAATGA
- a CDS encoding DoxX family protein, translated as MHALVSSYTSLTGRADRLSAFIIPTLARLVFAAVLLVYYWNSAGLKIDGSIFSPSAGAFGQIFPKAAEAVLYDVSQLNILQRLVIFAGTIAEYVLPALILVGLFTRLAALGTIGFIWVQTIVDVTGHGVKLGSLFDNSIGLVDQRVMWTFLLLVLVFKGAGPLSLDALARRATAPAAA; from the coding sequence ATGCACGCGCTTGTTTCCTCTTATACCTCTCTCACCGGCAGGGCTGACAGATTGTCGGCGTTCATCATCCCGACCCTGGCGAGGCTGGTCTTTGCCGCTGTTTTACTGGTCTATTACTGGAACTCAGCCGGGCTGAAGATTGACGGGTCGATCTTTTCGCCCTCTGCCGGGGCGTTTGGTCAGATCTTTCCCAAAGCTGCCGAGGCTGTGCTTTATGATGTCTCCCAGCTCAATATCCTTCAGCGGCTGGTGATCTTTGCCGGGACGATTGCCGAATACGTGCTGCCTGCGCTGATCCTTGTTGGGTTGTTCACCCGTCTGGCCGCGCTTGGCACCATTGGCTTCATCTGGGTGCAGACCATTGTCGATGTCACCGGGCATGGTGTGAAACTGGGCAGTCTCTTTGACAATTCCATCGGTCTGGTGGATCAGCGGGTTATGTGGACATTCCTGCTGCTCGTTCTCGTCTTCAAGGGTGCCGGCCCCCTGTCGCTGGATGCGCTGGCGCGGCGCGCCACGGCACCTGCCGCCGCCTGA
- a CDS encoding aldehyde dehydrogenase, which produces MQQFQQYIGGVFSDGSARFESRDPATGEVWAMMPEARAPDVDAAVAAACAAFHARDWAGMTATVRGKLLYRLADLIAENAETLAQLEARDTGKIIRETSAQIAYVADYYRYYAGLADKIEGAHLPIDKPDMEVWLRREPLGVVAAVVPWNSQLFLAAVKIGPALAAGCTVVLKASEEAPAPLLEFARIFDQAGFPRGVLNVITGFGADCGAVLTAHPGIDHIAFTGGPDTARHVVRNSAENLASTSLELGGKSPFIVFEDVDIDSTVNAQVSAIFAATGQSCVAGSRLIISNQIKDVFLRSLKEKAERVRIGAPQMTETEVGPLCTDAQMRRTVELVAASLAAGARIVTGGQPLEGEGNFFPPTILDCSSAPDAPCLREEFFGPVLSVCGFDTEAEALALANDTAHGLASGVFTRDLTRAHRMIRGIRAGIVWVNTYRAVSPIAPFGGQGLSGHGREGGLQAALDYTRVKTVWLRTSDEPIPDPFVMR; this is translated from the coding sequence ATGCAGCAATTCCAGCAATATATCGGCGGGGTGTTCTCCGATGGCTCCGCCCGTTTTGAGAGCCGCGATCCGGCAACCGGAGAGGTCTGGGCGATGATGCCGGAGGCCCGCGCGCCGGATGTGGACGCGGCGGTTGCAGCCGCGTGCGCGGCATTCCACGCGCGGGATTGGGCGGGCATGACCGCCACTGTGCGCGGAAAGCTGCTTTATCGGCTGGCGGATCTGATTGCCGAGAATGCTGAGACCCTGGCCCAGTTGGAGGCCCGCGATACCGGTAAGATCATCCGCGAAACCTCGGCCCAGATTGCCTATGTGGCCGATTACTATCGCTATTACGCGGGCCTCGCGGACAAGATCGAAGGCGCACATCTGCCGATTGATAAACCGGATATGGAGGTCTGGCTGCGCCGCGAACCGCTTGGGGTGGTGGCAGCCGTGGTGCCGTGGAACTCGCAGTTGTTTCTGGCGGCGGTCAAGATCGGCCCGGCACTGGCGGCGGGCTGCACTGTGGTGCTGAAAGCGTCTGAGGAAGCGCCTGCGCCGCTGCTGGAATTTGCCCGCATCTTTGATCAGGCCGGTTTTCCACGCGGTGTGCTCAATGTCATCACCGGATTTGGCGCCGATTGCGGCGCGGTGCTGACAGCCCATCCTGGCATTGATCACATCGCCTTTACCGGCGGGCCGGACACCGCCCGCCATGTGGTGCGCAATTCGGCGGAAAACCTTGCCTCCACCTCGTTGGAACTGGGCGGGAAATCTCCCTTTATCGTGTTTGAGGATGTCGATATCGACAGCACCGTAAATGCCCAGGTCTCTGCCATCTTTGCCGCTACGGGACAGAGCTGTGTTGCCGGTTCACGACTGATTATTTCCAATCAGATCAAGGATGTGTTTCTGCGCAGCCTCAAGGAAAAAGCCGAGCGGGTGCGGATCGGTGCGCCCCAGATGACGGAGACGGAGGTCGGTCCACTCTGCACCGACGCGCAAATGCGCCGGACGGTAGAGCTGGTGGCAGCGTCACTTGCAGCGGGTGCGCGGATCGTGACCGGGGGCCAGCCGCTGGAGGGGGAGGGCAATTTCTTTCCGCCCACCATCCTTGACTGCTCCAGCGCACCGGACGCGCCCTGTCTGCGCGAGGAGTTTTTTGGCCCGGTTCTGTCGGTGTGTGGATTTGACACTGAGGCAGAGGCGCTGGCGCTGGCCAATGACACCGCCCATGGGCTGGCCTCTGGCGTGTTTACCCGCGACCTGACACGGGCGCACCGGATGATCCGGGGTATTCGTGCAGGCATTGTCTGGGTGAACACCTATCGCGCGGTCAGCCCGATTGCGCCCTTTGGCGGGCAAGGGTTGTCGGGACATGGTCGTGAGGGGGGATTGCAGGCGGCGCTGGATTATACAAGGGTCAAAACGGTCTGGTTGCGCACCAGTGATGAGCCGATCCCCGACCCTTTTGTGATGCGGTGA
- a CDS encoding arsenate reductase family protein, which translates to MQLFGLKACDTCRKALKQLPEAELVDVRADGVPEAILTAALAQFGDRLVNTRSTTWRGLSEAERAEDPMALLKAHPTLMKRPLIKSGDDLHLGWDAKTKAALGVEG; encoded by the coding sequence GTGCAACTCTTTGGATTGAAGGCCTGTGACACCTGCCGTAAGGCGCTGAAACAGCTGCCGGAGGCGGAACTGGTCGATGTACGCGCCGATGGCGTACCGGAGGCCATTCTCACAGCGGCTCTGGCGCAGTTTGGCGACCGTCTGGTCAATACCCGCTCCACCACATGGCGCGGATTGAGCGAGGCGGAGCGGGCGGAGGATCCCATGGCGCTGCTTAAGGCCCATCCTACGCTGATGAAACGTCCGCTAATCAAATCAGGGGACGATCTGCATCTCGGCTGGGATGCCAAAACCAAGGCGGCCCTTGGCGTTGAGGGCTAG